The following proteins are encoded in a genomic region of Candidatus Omnitrophota bacterium:
- a CDS encoding NADH-quinone oxidoreductase subunit K, whose product MGIHLSLFWMFGIVSILLFVIGIYCILVTYNLIRVLIGIEILIKAVTLLIIVAGYITGHEALAQSMVITLIVIEAVVVTVAVGIVLGIHSHHNSLDLRKIRQLKG is encoded by the coding sequence ATGGGCATTCATTTAAGTTTATTCTGGATGTTTGGGATTGTTTCAATTTTGCTTTTTGTAATTGGCATTTATTGCATTCTTGTTACTTATAATTTAATAAGGGTTTTAATCGGCATAGAAATTTTAATTAAAGCAGTTACGCTTTTGATAATCGTGGCAGGATATATTACGGGGCATGAAGCCCTGGCTCAAAGCATGGTAATTACACTTATTGTTATTGAAGCGGTAGTGGTAACAGTGGCGGTTGGCATAGTTTTGGGGATACACAGCCATCATAATTCATTGGACCTTAGGAAAATAAGGCAATTAAAAGGTTAA